In the genome of Methanofastidiosum sp., one region contains:
- a CDS encoding pyridoxamine 5'-phosphate oxidase family protein — MNRKDREIKSFKEIEEILNKANVLRIALCEDNIPYIVPLNFGYKDKCIYLHCSNKGKKIDILNKNNNVAFEVDIDTELVSSEIACGCSMKYKSVIGFGKAYFISDSKEKKQALNVIMSHYLNGSFEYSPGEIDKTCIIRVEIESMTGKKS, encoded by the coding sequence ATGAATAGAAAAGATAGGGAAATTAAGAGTTTTAAAGAAATTGAAGAAATACTCAATAAAGCTAATGTATTACGAATAGCTTTATGTGAAGATAATATTCCTTATATTGTTCCATTAAACTTTGGTTACAAAGATAAATGTATTTATTTGCACTGCTCAAATAAAGGAAAGAAAATAGATATCTTAAACAAAAATAATAATGTCGCTTTCGAAGTCGATATAGACACAGAGCTTGTTTCATCTGAAATTGCGTGCGGCTGCTCTATGAAATACAAAAGTGTCATTGGATTTGGCAAAGCCTATTTCATTTCTGATTCTAAAGAAAAAAAGCAAGCTCTAAATGTAATTATGTCCCATTATCTTAATGGGAGTTTTGAATATTCCCCGGGAGAAATAGATAAAACATGCATTATTCGAGTTGAAATTGAGTCTATGACCGGAAAAAAATCATAA
- a CDS encoding sodium:alanine symporter family protein, translating into MSVLEFISGLVGTLDSIIWGPMMLVLLVGTGIYLTVILRGIQFRRLILSIKNLLESAFKKEDLQGDIPSFQALTTALSATVGTGNIAGVATAIVMGGPGALFWMWVTSIVGMATKFSEVVLGVKYREKNPDGEYSGGPMYYIQKGFKEKYNIDAKVLAILFSIFGVIASFGIGSMAQANSVILAIISNVGKGSIISIPVFGEVFMASAILGVILVFVTALVIFGGIKRIGEVTSYLVPFMSLLYVLAALIIILIHFDRIPYAFASVVGYAFSPTAFTGGVAGFAVSRAIRFGIARGVFSNEAGLGSAPIAHSVAKTPHPVRQGTLAIVEVFIDTIILCSMTGFVILESNLDIWGGDLTSSALTSAAFAQTLGIFGTVVIVLCSVLFGYSTILGWSYYGEKCFEYLFGVKKKYLYKIVFLFTVFFGSVTYVDIVWNISDMFNGLMAIPNLIALVALGGIVVEEVRRYFK; encoded by the coding sequence ATGAGCGTTTTAGAATTTATTTCAGGTTTGGTAGGGACTTTAGATTCTATTATTTGGGGACCTATGATGTTAGTATTACTTGTCGGAACTGGTATCTATCTCACAGTTATTTTGAGAGGTATACAGTTTAGAAGACTTATATTATCGATTAAGAATTTATTAGAAAGTGCATTTAAGAAAGAGGATCTTCAAGGAGATATTCCCTCATTTCAGGCACTTACAACAGCTCTTTCTGCAACAGTTGGAACAGGCAACATTGCAGGAGTTGCCACTGCTATTGTGATGGGGGGACCAGGTGCACTTTTTTGGATGTGGGTTACATCAATTGTAGGCATGGCCACAAAATTTTCTGAAGTTGTTTTAGGTGTAAAGTATAGGGAGAAAAACCCTGATGGAGAGTATTCTGGAGGGCCAATGTATTATATCCAAAAAGGATTCAAAGAAAAATACAATATAGATGCAAAAGTATTGGCAATTCTTTTCTCTATTTTTGGAGTAATCGCGTCCTTTGGTATAGGTAGCATGGCACAAGCCAACTCTGTTATTTTGGCCATAATCTCTAATGTGGGCAAAGGCAGCATAATTTCTATCCCAGTTTTTGGGGAGGTATTTATGGCCTCGGCAATACTTGGGGTAATTTTAGTATTTGTAACTGCTCTTGTTATATTTGGTGGTATTAAAAGAATAGGTGAAGTTACATCTTACTTAGTGCCCTTCATGAGTTTATTATATGTCTTGGCTGCATTAATCATTATATTGATACACTTTGATAGGATACCTTATGCATTTGCTTCAGTCGTAGGTTACGCATTTTCTCCTACAGCATTTACTGGGGGGGTGGCAGGATTCGCAGTTTCCAGAGCAATAAGATTTGGAATAGCAAGGGGAGTATTCTCAAATGAAGCTGGATTAGGGAGTGCCCCAATAGCTCACTCTGTAGCAAAAACTCCCCATCCTGTGAGACAAGGTACATTGGCAATTGTTGAAGTATTTATTGATACAATAATACTTTGTTCAATGACTGGATTTGTCATACTTGAGAGTAACTTAGACATATGGGGCGGAGATCTTACCTCTTCTGCTTTAACAAGTGCGGCTTTTGCTCAGACTTTAGGCATATTTGGAACAGTTGTAATAGTTTTATGCTCTGTGCTATTTGGTTATTCAACTATACTGGGATGGTCATACTACGGTGAAAAGTGTTTTGAATACCTTTTTGGGGTCAAGAAAAAATATCTATATAAGATAGTTTTCTTATTTACAGTATTTTTCGGATCAGTTACTTACGTAGATATAGTGTGGAATATATCAGACATGTTTAATGGTCTTATGGCCATACCTAACTTAATTGCACTAGTTGCTTTAGGCGGAATAGTTGTTGAAGAAGTAAGAAGATATTTCAAATAA